The genomic segment GCTGATGTTGCTCCTGTTGATCTTTTCGATGATCGATCCGGGACCCTCGACGGTGAGCGATGCAATGTCATGCGATGGCTCGAAGGAATAGTCTGCCGAAGTAAAGGAGATGGGAAGGTCTTCAAAAATCGCATGCTTGATGTCCCTGTCGATCTTTACAAGGACGGTGACCGGCCTCGGGTTGACGATCCTGACGGATGGATTTTCCGTCATGATGTCAACGATGGTACGGAAGGACTGGCTTTTCCCTTCTATGTTGATGACCTCGGTGACGACCTTTTCCGTGGATTGAACAGCGCTCTGCGCTCCTTCGATGCTGAAGGAGTTCGGATAGGCTTCAAATCCATAATAAACGTATGGCTCCTTCGCTTTGCCCATGATCTTGGGAACGACCATGATCTGTCTGGAAACTCTGTTCTCGACTGTTGCCTTTATCCTCTCCGGAGTGACGGAGACGACTTCAAGATCGGGAGGTATCCCGCGGATGTTATCTTTGGGTGAGATCTGGATGAATTTCTCGCCGGCAGGAGAATCGGTAAGGTCGATGCTAGAATAAAGGGGACGCATCGCTAGCCTCGCAATGGCAGTTTCGGAGCCCCTGACGCGGATGGTTACACTGGAGATCAACTCTCCGGAGAGGACCTTCTCCGGAGCGACATCAATGTTCAGCGGGACCTCAATATCCCTGTATATTTGTTTCTCACCCGTAAAGTAGATCCACAGGAGGAAGGCGAGGATGATCGAGAGAACTTTGAGCGGGAGATTGTCCAGCAGGTTAAGCTTCATCGGCTGTCTCCATGATCTCGGATTCTCTCCTCTTCACCTTCTCTGGTCTGGTCTGGAGGTGTTCTAAGAGGAGCTCTTTGAGCCCTTTGGCATCGAGGTCTTCCAGGATCCTTCCCTCGCATGCGAGTGATATGACCCCTCTTTCTTCCGAGATGATGATGGCGAGCGCGTCGGTCTCTTCCGTGATCCCGATGCCTGCCCTGTGTCGCGTTCCAAAATCTTTGCTCAGCTCGGGATTCAAGGTGAGGGGAAGGTAGCAGGAAGCGGCCTTGATCTTTCCCTCGCCGATGATTACCGCTCCATCGTGGAGCGGAGTGTTGGGAGAAAAGATGTTCATCAGGAGGTCGTACGATATGTTGGCATCGAGGAGGATTCCGGTCTCGGCAAAGTTCCTCAACCCTACGCTCTTTTCGAGGATGATAAGGGCGCCGATCCTCTTGGAGGCCATCGAGGCGGCGGCCAGGACTATTTCATCCAGGCTCTTCTTTTCCTCCGCGGTGATGTTTAGCCGCGAGAGCGGATTCCTTCCGAGGCTGATGAGAGCTCTCCGGATCGGGTTCTGGAAAAGCACGATGATGGCAAGGGGGATGTAGAAGAGGATGTACCCAAGGACGTTGTGCACGGTCTTGAGCTCGATGATGCCTCCGCTTCCGGTGATGAAGTACATGATTATCATGAAAACGATCCCGATGAGCATCTGGACGTTTCTCGTTCCACGGATCAGGAGGAGGAGCTGATAGATAATGATGGCAAGTATGACGATGTCGAGAAGCGACATGAGGCTGAACTCGTTGAGGTGAAGAAGTGTGATGACCCTGCTCATAGATCACTCATCCTGACGGTGAATGGAGTCGAGCATCGCAGCTACCTTGGCTGTCTCTCTTACATCGTGGGTACGGATTATAGAGGCTCCGTTCATGATGGCGACGGCTGTTGCCGCAAGCCCTCCTTCCAGCCTATCGGAAACATCGACATTCAGTATTTTTCCGATGAAGGACTTCCTTGAGATTCCAATCAGGATGGGGCGTCCGAGGCTCTTCAGCGTTCCGAGCTTCCCGATGATCTCAAGGTTGTGCTCGACCGTTTTTCCGAATCCGATACCCGGATCGACGATTATTTTATCACTATCAATGCCGGCTTCGGCCCCCTTTTTCATCGATTTTCGCAAAAAAAGTGAGATCTCCGACATCAGGTCGTCATATCGCGGGTCATTCTGCATCGTTTTCGGGTTCCCGTGCATATGCATAACGACGGCTGGGACTCCGGCGCTTGCCACGATGCCTGCCATCTTTGCATCGAAGGTGAACCCGGAGACATCGTTGACCATGTCGGCTCCTGCTTGGATTGCCTCGCGGGCGACACCGGATTTGTAAGTGTCGATAGAAATCCTGATGTTGCACTTTTTCTTGATGGCTTTGATGACGGGAATGACCCTCTTCAGTTCCTCTTCGGCGCTCACCGGTTCAGAGCCGGGTCTGGTTGATTCGCCACCGACGTCGATGATGTCGGCGCCATCGTTAACCATGGCTTCGGCTCCAGCCAGGGCGGCATCAAGTGTCATGAATTTCCCTCCGTCGGAGAAAGAATCCGGAGTAACGTTGAGCACCCCCATGATGCATGTCTTCCTGCCCGTCTCCCAGACCGAGCCATCGGCGAAAACGATCCTGTGGGAATTCTTGGAATAGTTTTCGATGGTCTGGCCGATCTCCTTCGATATCCCTGTTAAGCCGAATGGAAAGGGGTAGGAGGAGAGCTTCTTCTTAAGATTGATGAGGATTTTTTCAGTGCCTAGGAGGATTACGGATGAAGAGCCTTCCCTGAATCTACTCACGTCCTGTGAGATAACGGCCTCTCCTCCCAGAGAGAGCATCTCCTGTTTGATGATCGATGCGGCGCGGTTGTCAACGTTTTCCAGGATGACCCTGTAGTACCGGAACTTGGTGGACATAATCTTGAATCCGCCGGGATGGACGTTCAGTTTCTCCATCCAACGGATAGATTCCTTTTCTCCCTGGACTTCAATGACTCGTGTGTTATGCTTCATTAAAGTAATACGAGGATCTATGTTTGAGAATGAGGCAAGGGAATGGTTCTCTAACCTACCTGCTCTATCGGGCCTCCGCTGATGACCTTTTTGTCAGCTTTTTTCCTCTCTTTCTTAGTCCCGGCGACTTTCTCTTCAACAGCCTCCGCCTCTTTCATTGCCGTCTTTGCAGCGGCCGGCTGCGACTCTTCACCTTTCACGATGGCAGCGATCTGCTGGGCATCGAGGACCTCTCTCTCTAGGAGGGCCTCCGCAATCTTCTGGAGCTTATTCTTGTTGGTTGAGAGGAGTTGCTTCGCATGCTCGTAGCATGCCATGACCAGCTTCTTCACCTCGCGGTCAATCTCCTGGGCGGTTGCCTCGCTGTAGTCTCTGTGTTGGGCGATCTCCCTTCCAAGAAAGATCTGCTCTTCTTTCTTTCCGAATGTAAGCGGGCCCATGCTATCGCTCATACCCCACTCGCAGACCATCTTCCGCGCGAGCTCGGTGCCTCTTTCAATGTCGTTCCCGGCGCCGGTAGTCATGTTGTTGAGGAAGAGCTCTTCGGAGATCCTCCCTCCCATCAGTACGGAGATCTCGGTCATCAGATATTCCCTGGTGTAGTTATGCTTCTCATCGATGGGGAGCTGCTGTGTGACACCGAGTGCCATACCCCTCGGGATGATGGAGACCTTGTGGATCGGGTCTGCTCCGGGAAGGAGAGTGGCGACGAGAGCATGCCCCGCCTCATGATAGGCAGTGTTTCTCTTCTCCTCCTCGCTGATGATGAGGCTCTTTCTCTCTGAACCCATCAGCACTTTATCTTTTGCTATTTCGAAGTCTTCCTGTGCGATCTGCTTCTTTCCATAGCGCGCTGCATGGAGGGCCGCCTCATTGACCAGGTTAGCAAGATCGGCTCCAGAGAAGCCTGGTGTTCCTCTGGCAAGGACGCTGACATCCACATCGGGAGCCAGAGGCGACTTTCTTGTATGGACCTTCAGTATCTCTTCACGTCCCTTCACATCGGGACGATTGATGACGACTCGTCTGTCGAACCTGCCGGGCCTGAGAAGGGCTGGATCAAGGACATCGGGGCGGTTCGTGGCGGCGATGATGATGACCCCCTCATTGGTCTCGAAACCGTCCATCTCTACGAGGAGCTGGTTCAGGGTTTGTTCCCTCTCATCGTGGCCTCCACCAAGCCCGGCCCCCCTGTGCCTTCCGACGGCGTCGATCTCGTCGATGAAGATGATGCAGGGAGCGTTCTTCTTTCCCTGTTCGAAGAGGTCTCTAACTCTTGATGCCCCCACGCCGACGAACATCTCAACGAAGTCGGAGCCGGAGATTGAAAAGAATGGAACATTCGCCTCTCCGGCGATGGCTTTTGCCAGGAGGGTTTTTCCTGTGCCTGGAGGTCCCATCAGTAGGACACCCTTTGGGATCTTCCCGCCCAGCTTCTGGAATTTCTGCGGGTCTTTCAGGAACTCTATTATCTCCTGGAGTTCTTCTTCTGCTTCGTCAACGCCAGCCACATCTTTGAAGGTCACCTTTTTCCCCTGTGATGAGAGGAGCTTGGCCTTACTCTTTCCAAATGATAGAGCCTTGTTCCCGCCCGCCTGCATCTGGCGCATAAAGAATATCCAGAAAGCGGCGAAAATAAGGATGGGAGCCCATGTCAGGATCAGGCCCCAGTAAGAACCGTCTTTAGGCTTCTCTGCCTTGATGATGACGCCATTCTTGAGAAGCATCGCGATCAGGCTCTCATCCTTTACGACGTAAGTGCTGAATTTCTTGATCTTTCCGTCAGCATCTTTCTCCTGGTAGGTTCCGGTGATGTCGTAGCCGGTTCCGGTGATGTCGCCGACGACCTTGACCTCTTTGATCCTGTTACCCTCCGCCAGATTGTAGAACTGGCTCTGGTCAAGTTTCTCTTCGCCCATAGACGGAGCCTTCAAGACCATGTAGAGGATAAAGAGTCCCCCGATCAAGACGGTCCATATAAGAATTGTTCTGATGTGATTATTCAATTTCTACTCCCCGGGTTATCTTAAGAATGTTTCGTTCCCTTAACGCCCCATAACAAATATAAGAAAAATACCTTAAATTATCCACCTATCCCCTAATCTTTTTATCAGTTCATTGATAATAGGTCAAGCATTCTGCCTATATCCAGGGCAAGATGCCCCACTAATACCGAATTTTTTATGTAAAGATCGGACATCCCGATATTAAAGCTGCCTTATCTCAAGTACCAATACCGACCAAGTCTTGTCGTTTACTTTATAGCGGTCGTCGATCTCGTGGCCAACAACCCATACGATACGGTCATCGGATGTCAAGACCAGCGCCCCTCTTCTCTTCTCCGGCGTAACCTTCCTATCTATGAAAAAGTCGGAAATTTTCTTCTTTCCCGGTGCATTGAAGGGATGGAAACTATCTCCTTCCCTGACACTCCTGATGAACAGTTTCTTTCCAACTTTATCGAAATCCAGGAAAGCCTTCTCCTTTCCTCCATTCTTCAAGTTTTCACTGAAGTCGTCCGCTTTAACGATCTTCGCTTCTATGAGAATACCGGCATCGTCAATAGAGGTTCTTCCCTCTACATTTACTCTTTTCAGAATGTTTTTTGTGGCGTGTTCCGCAAGAGAAGATCTCGAAATCACGATCTCTTGCTTAAATATTTTAGCATCGATACCGGAGGGCAGCAAAACTCTTCTCCCTGATCTGCCGGTAGCGAGATCTCTAACTCTTTCGATATCTATGAATTTAACCTTCTTCAGGTCTCCCTTTACAATCTTGATCGCGCTTCTGATGAGCCTTCTGCCCAGAGCCGGAGCAACGTCTTTAATAAGCTCTGAATGGAATGCGACTGCCTCTTTTCTGCTAGTGATCTCCTCTGCGGTCTTATTCCGGGCTTTTCTGGAAGTCGATCTGATGCCCGATTTCTGCAGGAGGATATCCATTGTGAGGGAGTCGAGAAAGGCATCCTCTTCGGAAAGGATCTCCGCCGTCCTGGCGAGAGTCGGGATGATCTTTGGATTGAATTCATCTTGCAGTATCGGGATGAGCGTGTGCCTGATCCTGTTCCGCGTGAAGCGCATGTCTTCGTTGGATGAGTCGATCCTGAAAGCGATCCTCCTGCTCCGGAGGTAAGCTTCCAGTTGTTCCCTCTCGATCCAGAGAAGGGGACGGATGATATTTCCATCTGCCGGCTTCATGGAGGAGAGTCCGGTCACGCCTGACCCTCGCAGCAGTCTGAGAAGGAGATTCTCGGCCTGATCGTTCATCGTGTGTCCTAGGGCAATTCTCGTGGCGTGAAGATTCCCGGCAGCCTCATTCAGAAACTTCATCCTTGCATCCCTCGCTGCCACTTCGATGCTCTTTTTCTCTTCCCTGGTGATCTTTTTTACATCTGCCCTGTGGATGAGGAAGTCAATTTCTATGTTACAGCAAAGGCTCTTTACAAATCTCTCATCCTCGTTCGATTCCTTTCCGCGCAGCATATGGTTGAGGTGTGCAGCGCAGACTTCGATCCTGAATTTTGATGCCAGATCGAGCATGAGAAATAGGAGAGCAACGGAATCTACTCCTCCAGAGAGCGCGACGAGCACTCTGTCTCCGTCATTGATCATCCCGTACTTTTCGATGGTCTTGATGAACTTCTCAACAACTTGCCGCTCGCCGCTCATACGCACCCCGATGCAATACAAAATGGTTTCTCATTGAAAATGGACAGTTCATTTGCATTTGTCGCAGCAAAAGACGGGGTGATTCCCCAGCGAGTCAATCGCCCCTCGGCTCTCAGTCTCGCTCTTTCGCGCTTTGCGCGAAAACCATGCCCGCTCGACTTCGCGATGCTTTTGCTTGCGACAAACTGCTCATTCCCTTGGGATGTCCAAATTCTACGAGAAATCATATAGATGAATTAGCATGATAACGATATTGGGTCAGACATCCTGCCTGAAGCCATGTGATCCGAGGCAAGATGCCTCGGATATTATCGATTTATGTCGATGATTTTGAAGAAGTCACGTTCGGTGATGATGCCAACCAGCATGCTGTTCTCTAGGACGGGGATGGAGCCTCTGCGCTTTTCCTGCATCAGTCTTGCCGCCTCGCTAACATCCGCTTCCGGATTGATGGTGGGAAACTCTTTCATGGTCACTTCGATGACCGGTGTCTGGAGGACCTGATCGATGTTTCCTGATTGCAGATGCCGGAAGACCTGGTTCGTCCCGAAGAACCGGAGCAGACTTCGAATTGTAGCCATCCCGATGAATTTGCCATCGGAGACTATGGGCAGGCGCCTGAAGCGCTTCTGGATCATCTTCCTTTCGATATCGATGATGGGAGTCTCAGGGCTTTCCATTACAACATCCCTGGACATGAGCTCGGCTACCTTCGTCCCTTTGATCTTTTCGCTGAAGAACCTCACGATATCCTGTTCGGTCACTATGGCTATGACCCGATCATTTTCATCGGTGACGGGCAACCCGCCGATACGATGCTTCTTCATTACCTCCATGGCTTCATGGATCTTTGCGGTCGTCCGAATCGAGATGACGTCGGACGTCATGATCGAACCTATTGGTTCGTTGATCGCCTTGTAGAAGTTGCCGTTGTATTTCCTCTGGATGATCTGAAATTTCACGCCGCCACCCATATAATTGATGACGTCCGTCACAGTCACTATCCCGAGGAGCTTCTTTGTACCCGGGTCCACGACGGGCATCCGGCGAAATCCTTCCTTGACCATCATCTTCAATGCTTCGAGGACAGGAGTCGTGACGGCAAGCGTAACAACCGGCCTCTTTGCTATGGTCATTATCTCTCCTTCTTTTCCGGGGATGCGATCCTTCCCTCTGGGAAGGCTCTTTTGCCTGAAACTTCCTCGAAAAGATTTTTTCACTCTAGCACCTTTCTTATCAGCCATGTTCCATTCTCCCGTCAATTCCCTATCTTAAAGCTCTTAAAGATGATTGCATCGGAAGGTCCTGTCCTCGGCAGTACCCCATCCATTCTTGCTCTACCCATTTCCCGGTGGGTCCCTTTCGGTGTGGGCGGATGGCAACGCTTTGCCTCGGCCACCCGCCGATATTACCTTACAAGTATCGTTTTCATCTTTCAGAGTTGTTGGATACTGGTAGCGGTGCAGGGACTCGAACCCCGGACACAACGGATATGAGCCGTTTGCTCTGACCAGCTGAGCTACACCGCCACCTTTTTTTGTATGTTAAATGATGCCCCCAGTTCTGTCAAGTTTATGGATATTCATGCATTTATTCTGTTATAATAAAAAAATTATTGAGGAAGGGATTACGAACAGCATTCAGAGCCATTTCAACGTAAACAATCTTCTCTCTTGGTGACACATGGAAAAAGAAGTGGAGGAGTGTGCTAAATGCAAGAAGCAGGAAGACCAGGTAAGGCTCCAGAAATGCGCCATCTGCCACAAACTTTTCTGTGATGGTTGTTCTTACAGGATGAGCGGCAGATTGTTCTGCAGCCAGTACTGTGCCGAGTTCTTCTTCTTCGGCAAGGAAGATGAAGATTAAAATTTCAGGAGGTGCATTTTGGCTTTTCCAGTCATGAGGCCCAGGCGTCTGAGGCGAAGCGAGACCCTTCGCTCCGTCGTCCGGGAGACGGAACTTTCGGTGAATGATTTCATCTACCCCCTTTTCGTCTGTCCGGGAAAGGGGATCAAGCAGGAGATCCCTGCAATGCCCGGATGCTACCACTTTTCGGTGGATCGGCTCGTCGAGGAGGTTAAAGAGGTAAGAGACATCGGGATCCCCAACATCATCCTCTTCGGAATCCCCGGGACGAAGGACGAGATGGGATCGGAAGGATACTCCGACGATGGGATAATCCAGAAAGCGGTCCATGAAATTAAGTTGAAAGTGGATGGGATCCTCGTGACGACCGATGTCTGCCTCTGCGAGTACACATCCCACGGGCACTGCGGTGTTATCAAAGATGGCTACGTGGACAATGACAGCACTATTGATCTTCTTGGGAGGATGGCTCTCTCGCATGCCAGGGCTGGTGCCGATATTGTCGCTCCTTCAGATATGATGGATGGAAGGGTGGAGGCAATTCGGGAGATCCTCGATGCAGAGGGTTACACTCAGACCATCATCATGTCCTATGCGGCGAAGTATTCATCGGCTTTCTATGGCCCCTTCCGGGAGGCAGCCCAGTCAGCTCCGCAGTTCGGGGACAGAAAGTCCTATCAGATGGACCCGGCCAATAGCAACGAGGCTATCAAAGAGGTCGCCATGGACCTCGAGGAAGGGGCAGACATCGTCATGGTCAAGCCGGCCCTTTCGTATCTTGACATAATAAGAAGGGTTAAGGATACGTTCGGAGTGCCGGTCGCCGCTTACAACGTGAGCGGCGAGTACTCCATGGTCAGAGCGGCTGCTGAAAAAGGGTGGATCGACGGTAGCAAGGTAATGATGGAGATTCTCATTTCCATCAAACGGGCCGGTGCGGACATGATCCTGACCTACTTTGCCAAAGAAGCTGCCAGACTTTTAGTAAGATAGGCAAATGAGCAAACTGTTCGAAGAGGCAAAGAAGTATATGCCTGGGGGGGTGAACAGTCCGGTGAGGGCTTTCAAGGCCGTTGGCGGGGAGCCTGTATTTTTTAAGAAGGGAATGGGTTCCAGAATCTATGATGTCGATGGGAAGGAATACATCGATTACGTCCTTTCCTGGGGGCCTCTCATCCTTGGTCATTCGCACCCAGATGTCGTTTCGGCCTTGAAACAGCAGTCGGAAAAAGGGACTTCATTCGGCGCTCCGACTGGGCTCGAGGTCGCACTCGCGAAGATGATCATCGAAGCCATCCCGGGGATGGAAAAGGTGAGGATGGTCAACTCGGGAACAGAAGCGACGATGAGCGCCATCCGCCTTGCAAGGGGCTATACGGGGCGCGACATTGTCGTGAAGATGGAGGGATGCTACCATGGT from the Acidobacteriota bacterium genome contains:
- a CDS encoding CdaR family protein codes for the protein MKLNLLDNLPLKVLSIILAFLLWIYFTGEKQIYRDIEVPLNIDVAPEKVLSGELISSVTIRVRGSETAIARLAMRPLYSSIDLTDSPAGEKFIQISPKDNIRGIPPDLEVVSVTPERIKATVENRVSRQIMVVPKIMGKAKEPYVYYGFEAYPNSFSIEGAQSAVQSTEKVVTEVINIEGKSQSFRTIVDIMTENPSVRIVNPRPVTVLVKIDRDIKHAIFEDLPISFTSADYSFEPSHDIASLTVEGPGSIIEKINRSNISITIKLRGLNPSDNPYRLTPFIQFNSLSDDEMSKISVTLWHPRTVSVKINPGRVKE
- the cdaA gene encoding diadenylate cyclase CdaA; this translates as MSRVITLLHLNEFSLMSLLDIVILAIIIYQLLLLIRGTRNVQMLIGIVFMIIMYFITGSGGIIELKTVHNVLGYILFYIPLAIIVLFQNPIRRALISLGRNPLSRLNITAEEKKSLDEIVLAAASMASKRIGALIILEKSVGLRNFAETGILLDANISYDLLMNIFSPNTPLHDGAVIIGEGKIKAASCYLPLTLNPELSKDFGTRHRAGIGITEETDALAIIISEERGVISLACEGRILEDLDAKGLKELLLEHLQTRPEKVKRRESEIMETADEA
- the folP gene encoding dihydropteroate synthase, with translation MEKLNVHPGGFKIMSTKFRYYRVILENVDNRAASIIKQEMLSLGGEAVISQDVSRFREGSSSVILLGTEKILINLKKKLSSYPFPFGLTGISKEIGQTIENYSKNSHRIVFADGSVWETGRKTCIMGVLNVTPDSFSDGGKFMTLDAALAGAEAMVNDGADIIDVGGESTRPGSEPVSAEEELKRVIPVIKAIKKKCNIRISIDTYKSGVAREAIQAGADMVNDVSGFTFDAKMAGIVASAGVPAVVMHMHGNPKTMQNDPRYDDLMSEISLFLRKSMKKGAEAGIDSDKIIVDPGIGFGKTVEHNLEIIGKLGTLKSLGRPILIGISRKSFIGKILNVDVSDRLEGGLAATAVAIMNGASIIRTHDVRETAKVAAMLDSIHRQDE
- the ftsH gene encoding ATP-dependent zinc metalloprotease FtsH; amino-acid sequence: MNNHIRTILIWTVLIGGLFILYMVLKAPSMGEEKLDQSQFYNLAEGNRIKEVKVVGDITGTGYDITGTYQEKDADGKIKKFSTYVVKDESLIAMLLKNGVIIKAEKPKDGSYWGLILTWAPILIFAAFWIFFMRQMQAGGNKALSFGKSKAKLLSSQGKKVTFKDVAGVDEAEEELQEIIEFLKDPQKFQKLGGKIPKGVLLMGPPGTGKTLLAKAIAGEANVPFFSISGSDFVEMFVGVGASRVRDLFEQGKKNAPCIIFIDEIDAVGRHRGAGLGGGHDEREQTLNQLLVEMDGFETNEGVIIIAATNRPDVLDPALLRPGRFDRRVVINRPDVKGREEILKVHTRKSPLAPDVDVSVLARGTPGFSGADLANLVNEAALHAARYGKKQIAQEDFEIAKDKVLMGSERKSLIISEEEKRNTAYHEAGHALVATLLPGADPIHKVSIIPRGMALGVTQQLPIDEKHNYTREYLMTEISVLMGGRISEELFLNNMTTGAGNDIERGTELARKMVCEWGMSDSMGPLTFGKKEEQIFLGREIAQHRDYSEATAQEIDREVKKLVMACYEHAKQLLSTNKNKLQKIAEALLEREVLDAQQIAAIVKGEESQPAAAKTAMKEAEAVEEKVAGTKKERKKADKKVISGGPIEQVG
- the tilS gene encoding tRNA lysidine(34) synthetase TilS; the encoded protein is MSGERQVVEKFIKTIEKYGMINDGDRVLVALSGGVDSVALLFLMLDLASKFRIEVCAAHLNHMLRGKESNEDERFVKSLCCNIEIDFLIHRADVKKITREEKKSIEVAARDARMKFLNEAAGNLHATRIALGHTMNDQAENLLLRLLRGSGVTGLSSMKPADGNIIRPLLWIEREQLEAYLRSRRIAFRIDSSNEDMRFTRNRIRHTLIPILQDEFNPKIIPTLARTAEILSEEDAFLDSLTMDILLQKSGIRSTSRKARNKTAEEITSRKEAVAFHSELIKDVAPALGRRLIRSAIKIVKGDLKKVKFIDIERVRDLATGRSGRRVLLPSGIDAKIFKQEIVISRSSLAEHATKNILKRVNVEGRTSIDDAGILIEAKIVKADDFSENLKNGGKEKAFLDFDKVGKKLFIRSVREGDSFHPFNAPGKKKISDFFIDRKVTPEKRRGALVLTSDDRIVWVVGHEIDDRYKVNDKTWSVLVLEIRQL
- a CDS encoding CBS domain-containing protein, translated to MADKKGARVKKSFRGSFRQKSLPRGKDRIPGKEGEIMTIAKRPVVTLAVTTPVLEALKMMVKEGFRRMPVVDPGTKKLLGIVTVTDVINYMGGGVKFQIIQRKYNGNFYKAINEPIGSIMTSDVISIRTTAKIHEAMEVMKKHRIGGLPVTDENDRVIAIVTEQDIVRFFSEKIKGTKVAELMSRDVVMESPETPIIDIERKMIQKRFRRLPIVSDGKFIGMATIRSLLRFFGTNQVFRHLQSGNIDQVLQTPVIEVTMKEFPTINPEADVSEAARLMQEKRRGSIPVLENSMLVGIITERDFFKIIDINR
- the hemB gene encoding porphobilinogen synthase, with amino-acid sequence MRPRRLRRSETLRSVVRETELSVNDFIYPLFVCPGKGIKQEIPAMPGCYHFSVDRLVEEVKEVRDIGIPNIILFGIPGTKDEMGSEGYSDDGIIQKAVHEIKLKVDGILVTTDVCLCEYTSHGHCGVIKDGYVDNDSTIDLLGRMALSHARAGADIVAPSDMMDGRVEAIREILDAEGYTQTIIMSYAAKYSSAFYGPFREAAQSAPQFGDRKSYQMDPANSNEAIKEVAMDLEEGADIVMVKPALSYLDIIRRVKDTFGVPVAAYNVSGEYSMVRAAAEKGWIDGSKVMMEILISIKRAGADMILTYFAKEAARLLVR